A single region of the Pararhodospirillum photometricum DSM 122 genome encodes:
- a CDS encoding tetratricopeptide repeat protein, which produces MIQTIGSGPPPVVLSLPWQGLHIDTASAFNLLSWKTRLVENVIGRDTEREALLSWARDRSRPVALRLLTGPGGVGKSRLAAEVAKDLRQEHWNAGFIRLDKDYTLSLPQAGLFLIIDYPEEDQEKLRHLLKEIGTLESPARLRILLLSRQPKVWWDRLLRETGAAGCCDINDFSAGTLDAPDTCRLVQEAFARLTKLFGTRALPPKAAAIEAWHAKNPQHHGLPLFATAAALHAAWERSSTFDLSGAEIIAALVDRERRRFDGAARGAGWPEAEAASRLHALAALRNGLDATALTTLAEAASNLGLPPADRVVDRVRDLGWWISNQVPAPQPDIIAAELLHQVIGERPDAAPDWVAHALTTRETIDLNRLARLSHDIATLHSTADAFIQCLVAALKKHPERAMAWQDLLHSPTPFRLAPVGVALGRILLDQEGLSEPEQARILNNLANKQSETGDRQGALKTARRAAEIYETLATENPTAYLPHLATSLDNLANRLSGAGDRQGALQTARRAAEIRETLATENPSPYLPDLAGSLNNLAIVLSEVGDRQGALQTARRAAEIYETLATENPHAYLPDLAASLNTLAKSQGEAGDRQGALQNARRAAEIXETLATENPPAYLPDLAMSLNTLAKSQSETGDPQSALQNSRRATKIYETLATENPPAYRIKII; this is translated from the coding sequence GTGATTCAGACTATTGGCAGCGGGCCTCCTCCCGTTGTTCTCAGTCTCCCGTGGCAAGGCCTGCATATCGACACCGCTTCTGCTTTCAATCTTTTGTCGTGGAAAACACGGCTGGTCGAAAATGTGATTGGCCGAGACACCGAGCGAGAGGCTCTGCTGTCCTGGGCCCGGGATCGTTCGCGCCCGGTCGCCCTTCGTTTGCTGACCGGGCCTGGAGGGGTCGGCAAGTCGCGTCTGGCGGCGGAAGTGGCAAAAGACCTGCGACAGGAACACTGGAACGCCGGCTTTATCCGCCTTGATAAAGACTATACCCTCTCTCTCCCCCAAGCTGGTTTGTTCCTGATCATTGATTATCCCGAGGAGGATCAGGAAAAACTGCGCCATCTCCTTAAAGAAATCGGCACTCTGGAATCGCCTGCACGTCTAAGGATCCTCCTCCTCAGCCGCCAGCCCAAGGTTTGGTGGGATCGCCTTTTGAGGGAAACCGGAGCCGCCGGATGCTGCGATATCAACGACTTTTCTGCAGGCACCCTTGACGCCCCCGATACCTGCCGCCTTGTCCAAGAGGCTTTTGCCCGGCTGACCAAGCTGTTCGGCACGCGGGCGCTTCCTCCCAAGGCGGCAGCCATCGAAGCTTGGCACGCAAAAAATCCCCAACACCACGGTCTCCCGCTGTTTGCCACGGCTGCCGCCCTTCATGCCGCGTGGGAGAGAAGCTCAACCTTTGACCTCAGTGGTGCCGAGATTATTGCCGCGCTGGTTGACCGGGAGCGCCGCCGTTTTGATGGTGCGGCACGGGGCGCCGGCTGGCCCGAGGCCGAAGCCGCCTCCCGACTGCATGCGCTCGCGGCGTTGCGCAATGGCCTTGACGCCACCGCCCTCACAACCCTCGCCGAGGCCGCGTCAAACCTTGGACTGCCCCCGGCTGATCGCGTTGTGGACCGGGTTCGGGACCTGGGGTGGTGGATCTCCAACCAAGTACCGGCGCCGCAGCCAGACATCATTGCCGCCGAACTTCTTCATCAAGTCATCGGCGAGCGCCCGGACGCGGCCCCCGATTGGGTTGCCCATGCTCTCACCACCCGCGAGACGATTGATCTCAACCGCCTCGCCCGCCTTTCCCATGACATAGCCACCCTTCACTCCACGGCCGATGCGTTCATCCAATGCCTTGTCGCTGCCCTGAAAAAACACCCGGAGAGGGCGATGGCATGGCAAGACCTTCTCCACTCACCCACACCCTTTCGTCTGGCACCGGTTGGCGTCGCCCTTGGCCGGATCTTGTTGGATCAAGAGGGTTTGAGCGAGCCGGAGCAGGCCAGGATTCTCAACAACCTCGCCAATAAGCAGAGCGAAACCGGCGACCGACAGGGCGCCCTCAAAACCGCTCGACGCGCTGCAGAGATCTACGAGACACTCGCCACCGAAAACCCGACCGCCTATCTCCCGCACTTGGCAACGAGCCTCGACAACCTCGCCAATAGACTGAGCGGGGCCGGCGACCGACAGGGCGCTCTCCAAACCGCCCGACGCGCCGCAGAGATCAGAGAGACACTCGCCACCGAAAACCCGTCCCCCTATCTCCCGGACTTGGCAGGGAGCCTCAACAACCTTGCCATCGTTCTGAGCGAGGTCGGCGACCGACAGGGCGCCCTCCAAACCGCCCGACGCGCCGCAGAGATTTACGAGACGCTCGCCACCGAAAACCCGCACGCCTATCTCCCAGACTTGGCAGCCAGCCTCAACACCCTCGCCAAGAGTCAGGGCGAGGCCGGTGACCGACAGGGCGCCCTCCAAAACGCCCGACGCGCCGCAGAGATCTMCGAGACACTCGCCACCGAAAACCCGCCCGCCTATCTCCCAGACTTGGCAATGAGCCTCAACACCCTCGCCAAGAGTCAGAGCGAGACCGGAGACCCACAGAGCGCCCTCCAAAACTCCCGACGCGCCACAAAGATCTACGAGACACTCGCCACCGAAAACCCGCCCGCCTATAGAATTAAAATAATTTAA
- the amrA gene encoding AmmeMemoRadiSam system protein A, translating into MNAVSLSSVPDTDLAVRVTRDHPDRLIALAVEAVRQGLNTGAPLPPALDLEPPALRENGAAFVTLTRTDGGLRGCIGSMVAHQPLARDIVANAWAAATRDPRFAKVRAEELPDLSVSVSVLTHPRAFPVASEAELLERLRPGIDGLILSDRGRRGLFLPQVWESLPEPAQFVAHLKLKAGLPTTYWSQTLMIERFEARAVKGPSPWREETPA; encoded by the coding sequence ATGAACGCAGTTTCCTTATCCAGCGTCCCCGACACCGATCTGGCGGTGCGTGTGACCCGGGACCACCCCGACCGGCTGATTGCCTTGGCCGTGGAGGCGGTGCGCCAGGGCTTGAACACGGGCGCGCCGCTGCCGCCTGCCCTGGATCTGGAGCCGCCGGCGCTGCGGGAGAACGGGGCGGCCTTTGTCACCCTGACCCGCACCGATGGCGGCTTGCGCGGCTGTATCGGATCGATGGTCGCCCATCAGCCGCTAGCGCGCGACATCGTGGCCAATGCCTGGGCGGCGGCCACCCGCGACCCCCGGTTTGCCAAGGTGCGGGCCGAGGAGTTGCCGGATCTGTCGGTGTCGGTGTCGGTCCTCACCCATCCCCGGGCCTTTCCCGTCGCCAGCGAGGCCGAGTTGCTGGAGCGCCTGCGCCCGGGGATTGACGGCCTGATTTTGTCCGATCGCGGACGGCGGGGCCTGTTCTTGCCGCAGGTGTGGGAAAGCCTGCCTGAGCCGGCGCAGTTTGTAGCACACCTTAAATTGAAAGCGGGCCTTCCAACCACCTACTGGTCGCAGACCCTGATGATTGAGCGCTTCGAGGCGCGGGCGGTGAAGGGCCCCAGCCCCTGGCGCGAGGAGACCCCCGCATGA
- the amrB gene encoding AmmeMemoRadiSam system protein B — translation MLPLRPTAVAGIFYPDAPTALARAVDDLLAEAPGSDAPAPKALIAPHAGYVYSGPTAAAAYARLAPGRDTIERVVLLGPSHRVPFRGLALTEAQGYASPLGPVAIDHAWADRLRALPYAGTLEDAHLPEHALEVHLPFLHRMLTRFTLVPVVCGQVSVAQMAAALAELWGGPETLIVVSSDLSHYLPYDQARALDDATAQTIEALDAEALGPREACGHIPVAGLLALARAHGGRLERLDLRSSGDTAGSRERVVGYGAWALAPLSLSPQPRP, via the coding sequence ATGCTCCCCCTGCGCCCCACGGCGGTGGCCGGCATCTTCTATCCCGACGCCCCAACCGCCCTGGCCCGCGCGGTCGATGATCTGTTGGCCGAGGCCCCGGGCAGTGACGCGCCGGCACCCAAGGCCCTGATCGCGCCGCACGCTGGCTATGTGTATTCCGGGCCAACGGCGGCCGCCGCTTATGCCCGGCTGGCTCCGGGACGCGACACCATCGAGCGGGTGGTCCTGCTGGGACCGTCGCACCGGGTGCCGTTTCGCGGCCTCGCGCTGACCGAGGCCCAAGGCTATGCCTCGCCGTTGGGACCGGTGGCCATTGACCACGCCTGGGCCGACCGGCTGCGCGCCCTGCCCTACGCCGGCACCCTTGAAGACGCCCACTTGCCCGAGCATGCGCTGGAGGTCCACCTCCCCTTCCTGCACCGGATGCTAACGCGCTTCACCCTGGTGCCGGTGGTGTGTGGGCAGGTATCGGTGGCGCAAATGGCGGCCGCCCTGGCCGAGTTGTGGGGCGGTCCCGAGACGCTGATCGTGGTCTCCTCCGACCTCAGCCATTATCTCCCCTATGATCAGGCCCGCGCGCTCGACGACGCGACGGCCCAAACCATCGAAGCCCTGGACGCCGAGGCCCTGGGACCGCGCGAGGCCTGCGGCCACATTCCGGTGGCTGGCCTGCTGGCCCTGGCCCGCGCGCACGGCGGCCGTCTGGAGCGCCTTGATCTGCGCTCGTCAGGCGACACCGCCGGCTCACGCGAGCGCGTGGTGGGCTACGGCGCCTGGGCCCTTGCGCCCCTTTCCCTTTCGCCCCAACCGAGGCCGTAA
- a CDS encoding CHAT domain-containing protein, giving the protein MRGADAIAVGLRRNSSRDPAPEPAEEFRPIQNDLVAACYKALADVERRAKEKMANPGYWHNVGFVEGAAYDLCVLTNEIMPRFDDLGRQRQVGEIYMLRAKEVYRRYFDDYDEDGYGLSIFNIFIEIFHSADKTSVPFYDNLALSNTPWKERVDVRPDAPTVFDAPWDGVILDRMMLSVTSADARAVMERLMVWCRDLSNSIFSVLYGPMVDEYMREYETLLSKGSDVNFLAFLVFRRALFSITLLNLSGLALHPLRLEALRILQAVVNIHIILPSLSQIDPLAAMAARAEMLCHAAQIDAQFVKVTNDSSDLARAAMMAIHHGLYFSGIDLLDNPIIDIKKECCCLRKKLIYGLSIPHYIPDIVEELHDLVGRSALERTERLPIITPTGWMVLWRRLAELDCDFSNQAGGPPDREVRAGRLQRGLATMADVTKIAVEQIAGTGYLLREDFRLDESCIEGIIGVVSILLTEARENLIFLTRRPMKNILWRICALRDYIRTGSTDLTCTPSGLDGEEGACVTIVVYFRILDYFSAWKSRTYMLTMLSVDMRADMQMQEKIDVLKFIKEGGDPSEAFEYIKKQRLENAQNTNQENFFKYVQFDVSLDSGAACFRPIGASAEIDRMISDFRGWILGQEGAEERASLIPPKIIDVIIFQGSSNPVGESSDQKDKFWAKHKCNRVAKQLFAAIDMTKIFYIVPDGEMFRLPWDAIIQSFDDNKRGPYLYSSVAYSLRQCASWSRIVSPEGSTRGVVVDSPDYDLAGKHPCALDPLVHAADEAESVARYFEIERLTGRRAHKQALAALSNPLFLHIITHMGVRDERLIKPDEDALFVGVYSGTPTKKEAELQRMIALTGAGRSLVGSAEEYADFFGNGILNGDDFQRLNLHQTMLVVLSGCESIQVTIDHAGRLHSFGLDVFRAGAQAVIGSVWKSDDRATGIFMSRLYERLADGAVLGAAFHDARELARLQTERFDQWSPFVLLGNPNITLKEHHEAKNNLTTL; this is encoded by the coding sequence GTGCGGGGGGCGGACGCGATAGCTGTAGGCCTGCGGCGTAACTCTAGCCGCGACCCAGCCCCGGAACCAGCGGAAGAATTCCGCCCCATCCAAAACGATCTGGTGGCGGCCTGCTACAAGGCGCTGGCTGACGTCGAAAGGCGTGCTAAGGAGAAAATGGCAAATCCTGGCTATTGGCACAATGTTGGCTTTGTGGAAGGTGCTGCTTATGACTTATGCGTCTTAACGAACGAGATCATGCCCCGCTTCGACGACCTAGGCCGCCAGCGGCAGGTTGGCGAGATCTACATGCTCCGGGCTAAGGAGGTTTACCGCAGATACTTCGATGATTATGACGAAGACGGTTACGGTCTGAGCATTTTCAATATATTCATCGAGATATTTCATTCGGCCGATAAGACGTCAGTCCCCTTTTATGACAACCTTGCCCTATCGAACACCCCCTGGAAGGAGCGGGTCGATGTACGTCCCGACGCGCCGACTGTATTTGATGCTCCCTGGGATGGTGTCATCCTTGACCGGATGATGTTGTCTGTGACGAGCGCCGATGCCCGCGCGGTGATGGAGCGGTTGATGGTTTGGTGTCGCGACCTATCAAATAGTATTTTCTCAGTATTGTATGGTCCTATGGTTGACGAATATATGCGAGAATATGAGACGTTGTTGTCAAAGGGCAGCGATGTAAATTTTTTGGCGTTTTTAGTTTTTCGGCGCGCGTTATTTTCTATCACTCTGCTGAATCTTTCGGGATTGGCTCTCCATCCCTTGCGCCTGGAGGCATTGCGAATACTGCAGGCGGTGGTCAATATCCACATAATTCTTCCGTCGTTAAGCCAGATCGACCCCTTGGCTGCGATGGCGGCGAGAGCGGAAATGCTTTGTCACGCGGCCCAGATTGATGCGCAGTTCGTCAAGGTAACCAATGACAGTTCAGACCTCGCGCGGGCCGCTATGATGGCCATTCATCACGGACTCTATTTTTCAGGTATTGACCTACTGGACAACCCGATAATTGATATTAAGAAAGAATGCTGCTGCCTTAGGAAAAAACTGATCTACGGCCTCAGTATTCCCCATTATATTCCAGATATTGTTGAGGAATTGCATGATCTAGTTGGACGGAGCGCGCTGGAGCGCACCGAGCGACTGCCAATCATAACACCTACCGGCTGGATGGTGTTGTGGCGCCGCCTAGCCGAATTGGATTGCGACTTCAGTAATCAGGCAGGCGGTCCGCCAGACAGAGAGGTGCGGGCGGGACGTCTTCAGCGGGGGTTGGCCACCATGGCCGATGTAACCAAGATCGCTGTTGAGCAAATTGCAGGTACTGGCTACCTATTAAGAGAGGATTTCCGCCTAGATGAATCCTGCATTGAAGGAATTATCGGCGTCGTATCCATACTTTTAACCGAAGCTAGGGAAAATCTTATTTTTTTGACACGCAGACCCATGAAGAATATTTTATGGAGAATTTGCGCCCTGCGCGATTATATCCGCACGGGCAGCACCGACTTAACATGTACTCCTTCCGGTTTGGACGGGGAAGAAGGGGCCTGCGTGACTATCGTCGTATACTTCCGGATTCTGGACTATTTCAGCGCATGGAAGAGCCGGACCTATATGTTGACCATGCTAAGCGTCGATATGCGTGCAGACATGCAAATGCAAGAAAAAATAGACGTCTTGAAATTCATAAAAGAGGGTGGAGACCCGAGTGAGGCTTTTGAATACATCAAGAAGCAGAGACTGGAAAACGCCCAAAATACAAACCAAGAAAATTTTTTTAAATATGTACAATTTGATGTGTCACTCGACAGTGGGGCTGCCTGTTTTCGTCCCATCGGCGCTAGCGCGGAGATCGACCGCATGATTTCCGATTTTCGTGGCTGGATACTTGGGCAGGAAGGAGCCGAGGAGCGTGCGAGTTTGATCCCTCCCAAGATCATCGACGTAATCATTTTCCAAGGATCGAGCAATCCGGTTGGCGAAAGCTCTGACCAAAAGGATAAGTTTTGGGCGAAGCATAAATGCAATCGGGTAGCGAAACAGCTTTTCGCGGCGATAGATATGACTAAAATATTTTATATTGTTCCAGACGGAGAGATGTTTCGCCTTCCGTGGGACGCAATTATTCAAAGCTTCGATGATAACAAGAGGGGCCCTTATCTCTATTCTTCGGTCGCCTACAGCTTACGTCAATGCGCATCCTGGTCCAGAATTGTTTCTCCGGAAGGTTCCACAAGGGGAGTTGTCGTTGATAGCCCGGACTATGATCTCGCCGGGAAGCACCCTTGCGCCCTGGATCCCCTTGTCCATGCCGCTGACGAGGCGGAGAGCGTCGCCCGCTATTTTGAAATTGAGCGCCTCACCGGCCGAAGAGCGCACAAGCAAGCTCTTGCGGCCTTGAGCAATCCCCTGTTCCTACACATCATCACCCATATGGGTGTGCGCGACGAGCGCTTGATTAAGCCCGACGAAGATGCGTTGTTCGTCGGAGTGTACAGCGGCACACCGACAAAAAAGGAGGCCGAGTTGCAACGAATGATCGCCCTAACCGGGGCCGGTCGCAGTTTGGTTGGCTCCGCAGAGGAGTACGCCGATTTTTTCGGCAATGGAATTTTAAATGGTGACGATTTTCAAAGGCTTAATCTTCACCAGACCATGCTTGTGGTCCTTTCCGGCTGCGAGAGCATACAGGTCACTATCGACCATGCCGGGAGGCTGCACAGCTTCGGTCTCGACGTATTCCGAGCGGGCGCACAAGCCGTTATCGGCTCGGTATGGAAAAGTGACGACAGGGCAACCGGGATATTCATGTCCAGGCTTTATGAACGCTTAGCCGATGGCGCAGTATTGGGCGCAGCTTTTCATGACGCCAGGGAATTGGCTCGCCTTCAGACCGAGCGGTTCGATCAATGGAGCCCGTTTGTACTATTGGGAAACCCCAACATCACCTTAAAGGAACATCATGAGGCTAAAAATAATCTCACCACGCTATAG
- a CDS encoding phosphatidylglycerophosphatase A, translated as MPPLPSRPIWLLTTWFGAGLSPKAPGTMGSLAALPFAWIITWATGPWGLFIAAVLITLVGIWASERHVQATGEADPGRIVIDEVAGQWFTLVPAPLDPLSYLVGFGLFRLFDITKPWPVSFFDRKLSGGLGIMLDDVAAAVYASAILALLHALVPA; from the coding sequence ATGCCCCCTCTGCCCTCCCGCCCCATCTGGCTGCTCACCACATGGTTCGGCGCCGGCCTCAGCCCCAAGGCCCCCGGCACCATGGGCAGCCTCGCCGCCCTGCCCTTCGCCTGGATCATCACCTGGGCCACCGGCCCCTGGGGCCTGTTCATCGCCGCCGTCCTCATCACCCTCGTCGGCATCTGGGCCAGCGAGCGCCACGTCCAGGCCACCGGCGAAGCCGACCCCGGCCGCATCGTCATCGACGAAGTCGCCGGCCAGTGGTTTACCCTGGTGCCCGCCCCCCTCGATCCCCTAAGCTATCTCGTCGGCTTCGGCTTGTTCCGCCTGTTTGATATCACCAAGCCTTGGCCCGTCAGCTTTTTTGACCGCAAGCTCTCAGGCGGACTGGGAATCATGCTGGACGACGTGGCAGCAGCGGTCTATGCCTCGGCGATCCTCGCCTTGCTTCACGCCCTGGTCCCCGCCTGA
- the amrS gene encoding AmmeMemoRadiSam system radical SAM enzyme: protein MVVDPVRQDAVVCSVCPRACALRPGQSGLCVVRANEGGRIVLTAWGRSSGFAVDPIEKKPLYHFLPGTPVLSFGGIGCNLTCLFCQNSHLSRARDLDRLGRPVAPEDLAAGAREHGCRSVAFTYNDPVPMLEYVADVARACHAEGLRTVAVTAGYITPEARPTFFADIDAANVDLKAFSEGFYRRMASAHLAPVLDTLAWLARETAVWLELTTLLIPGLNDSDDEIKALAAWVAATLGPHVPLHLSAFHPAHRLRHLPPTPLATLRHARALAQAEGLAHVYLGNVRDPDAGTTFCPACHARLIGREGFRLVTWSLDAAGRCLACGHRLAGVFEAR from the coding sequence ATGGTGGTGGATCCGGTCCGGCAAGATGCGGTGGTGTGTTCGGTCTGCCCGCGTGCCTGTGCCCTGAGGCCCGGTCAAAGCGGCCTGTGTGTGGTCCGGGCCAACGAGGGCGGCCGGATTGTGCTCACCGCCTGGGGGCGCTCGTCTGGCTTTGCCGTCGATCCCATCGAGAAAAAGCCGCTGTATCACTTTTTGCCGGGCACGCCGGTTCTTTCCTTCGGGGGCATTGGCTGCAATCTGACGTGCTTGTTTTGTCAGAACAGTCATCTGTCTCGCGCCCGCGATCTCGACCGTCTGGGGCGCCCGGTGGCGCCGGAAGACTTGGCCGCTGGCGCTCGGGAACACGGATGCCGCTCCGTCGCCTTCACCTACAACGACCCCGTGCCTATGCTGGAATACGTGGCCGACGTGGCCCGCGCCTGCCATGCCGAGGGCCTGCGCACCGTGGCGGTGACGGCCGGCTATATCACGCCTGAGGCCCGCCCCACCTTTTTCGCCGATATTGATGCCGCCAACGTTGATCTCAAGGCGTTCAGCGAGGGCTTTTATCGCCGGATGGCCTCGGCCCACCTCGCCCCGGTGCTCGATACCTTGGCGTGGCTGGCCCGCGAGACCGCCGTTTGGCTTGAACTGACCACCTTGTTGATCCCCGGGCTTAACGACAGCGACGACGAGATCAAGGCCCTGGCCGCCTGGGTCGCCGCTACCTTGGGGCCCCATGTCCCCTTGCACCTCAGCGCCTTCCACCCAGCGCACCGCCTGCGCCACCTGCCGCCCACCCCGCTCGCTACCTTGCGCCACGCCCGCGCCCTGGCCCAGGCCGAGGGTTTGGCCCATGTCTACCTCGGCAATGTCCGCGATCCCGACGCCGGCACCACTTTTTGCCCTGCGTGCCATGCCCGGCTCATCGGCCGCGAAGGCTTTCGCTTGGTGACATGGTCGCTCGATGCTGCGGGACGCTGCTTGGCCTGCGGGCATCGTCTTGCTGGGGTTTTTGAGGCCCGGTAA
- a CDS encoding CinA family protein has product MPPLPAPFPRDFLDQADAVLTALRGAGLMLATAESCTGGMISAALTAIPGASAVLDRGFVTYSNAAKMRMLGVPEALLATHGAVSAEVARAMAEGALRESDAGLALAVTGIAGPDGGSAEKPVGLVFMACALSDGPVTVRRQVFAGNRHDIRHATVNAAFEMVLRSLEGVSAL; this is encoded by the coding sequence ATGCCCCCCCTGCCCGCCCCCTTCCCCCGCGACTTCCTCGATCAGGCCGACGCCGTCCTCACCGCCCTGCGCGGCGCCGGCCTCATGCTCGCCACCGCCGAATCATGCACCGGCGGCATGATCAGCGCCGCCCTCACCGCCATCCCCGGCGCCAGCGCCGTGCTCGATCGAGGCTTTGTCACCTACTCCAACGCCGCCAAAATGCGCATGCTCGGCGTCCCCGAAGCCCTCCTCGCCACCCACGGCGCCGTCAGCGCCGAAGTCGCCCGCGCCATGGCCGAAGGCGCCCTGCGCGAATCCGACGCCGGCCTCGCCCTCGCCGTCACTGGCATCGCCGGCCCCGATGGCGGATCCGCCGAAAAACCCGTCGGCCTCGTGTTCATGGCCTGCGCCCTCAGCGACGGCCCCGTCACCGTCCGCCGCCAAGTCTTCGCCGGCAACCGCCACGACATCCGCCACGCCACCGTCAACGCCGCGTTCGAAATGGTTCTGCGGTCGTTGGAGGGGGTGTCGGCGCTTTAG
- a CDS encoding IS5 family transposase, translating to MAVQIGFWDVERRLEELSAEGDPLETLSKTVDFELFRPVLERAVRRRSAPSKGGRPGFDAVLKFKMLVLQSLHGLALGRTTYLVRDRLSWMRFCGLGPGDAVPDANTLWDQPPKNRPASPAPPMANQAEPPPQRSA from the coding sequence ATGGCGGTTCAGATTGGGTTCTGGGATGTCGAGCGTCGTCTGGAGGAACTTTCGGCGGAGGGCGATCCGCTGGAGACGCTGTCGAAGACGGTGGATTTCGAACTGTTCCGGCCGGTTCTGGAGCGTGCGGTCCGGCGACGGAGTGCGCCCTCGAAGGGCGGTCGGCCCGGCTTCGACGCGGTTTTGAAATTCAAAATGCTGGTTTTGCAGTCGCTGCACGGTCTGGCGCTGGGTCGGACGACGTACCTAGTGCGCGACCGGCTGAGTTGGATGCGGTTCTGCGGCCTGGGGCCGGGCGATGCTGTGCCGGATGCCAACACTCTTTGGGATCAGCCGCCAAAAAACCGTCCCGCGTCGCCAGCACCTCCCATGGCAAATCAAGCAGAGCCGCCTCCTCAGAGGTCGGCGTAG
- a CDS encoding DUF5930 domain-containing protein: MSEFDPQERALSAWRRRVRRWVPERHFLVRSIHGTRGITLTSAHQIGMGLAGLAVFGVLTSSAIALVRMDAVLGAREARIADANQAYKDLLAEVSVYKGNVADITRALEANRAQFRTLVEAASPAAPAHLAAGTGRDSEAGLDEEQRRFDREQQTLVARLATLDQGLQDLSQARLLLSEFDGLEVELRKVVLQRDLAQTETRELHGRIASLEDHVRAMEGVQQGLVEQFADVAEGRIGEIRTTLEKTGLKVDPLMSQARGSGAGSGGQGGPFLPVAPGAASAAEARLSDHLDQWARLRAVVLSLPLTRPFAPRL, encoded by the coding sequence ATGTCGGAGTTTGACCCCCAGGAACGAGCCCTCTCCGCATGGCGTCGCCGGGTGCGCCGCTGGGTGCCCGAGCGGCATTTCCTGGTGCGCTCGATCCATGGCACGCGCGGCATCACCTTGACCAGCGCGCACCAGATTGGCATGGGCTTGGCTGGGCTGGCCGTTTTTGGCGTGCTGACCTCCAGCGCGATTGCCTTGGTGCGCATGGACGCGGTTCTTGGCGCCCGGGAGGCGCGGATCGCCGATGCCAATCAGGCCTATAAGGATCTGCTGGCCGAGGTCAGTGTTTACAAGGGCAATGTGGCCGACATTACCCGGGCCTTGGAGGCCAATCGCGCCCAGTTTCGCACGTTGGTGGAGGCCGCGTCGCCCGCTGCCCCGGCTCACTTGGCCGCCGGGACCGGGCGCGACAGCGAGGCGGGCTTGGACGAGGAGCAGCGCCGCTTCGACCGCGAGCAGCAAACCTTGGTGGCGCGGTTGGCGACCTTGGACCAGGGTCTGCAAGACCTGTCCCAAGCCCGTCTTTTGCTCAGTGAGTTTGACGGCCTGGAAGTGGAACTGCGCAAGGTGGTGCTCCAGCGCGATTTGGCGCAAACCGAGACCCGGGAGCTGCACGGGCGGATCGCCAGCCTGGAAGACCATGTGCGGGCCATGGAAGGCGTGCAGCAGGGCCTTGTCGAGCAGTTTGCCGACGTTGCCGAAGGCCGTATTGGCGAGATCCGCACGACCTTGGAAAAGACCGGCCTCAAGGTGGATCCCCTGATGTCGCAGGCGCGGGGCTCCGGGGCGGGGTCTGGGGGGCAAGGGGGGCCGTTCTTGCCTGTTGCGCCGGGGGCTGCTTCTGCCGCCGAGGCCCGGCTGAGTGATCACCTTGACCAATGGGCGCGGTTGCGCGCGGTGGTCCTTAGCTTGCCGCTGACCCGCCCGTTCGCCCCCCGATTATGA
- a CDS encoding protein-L-isoaspartate O-methyltransferase family protein — translation MDTNTARVNMIKNQIQTSRVSDPLVLEALEAVPRELFVPKARRAVAYVDEDIPVGGGRSLLEPLILARMLQVAAVAPTDVVLDVGCATGYSSAVLSHMASTVVALESDPDLATKAEATLSELGRDNAVVITGPLAEGCPRQAPFNLIFINGAVPAVPVALRDQLADKGRLVAVIRQGAVGRLTVVERHGAAFSQRVLFDADAPLLKGFAPAPAFIF, via the coding sequence ATGGACACCAATACGGCCCGCGTGAACATGATCAAAAACCAGATCCAGACCAGCCGGGTCAGTGATCCCCTGGTGCTGGAAGCCCTGGAGGCCGTGCCGCGCGAACTATTCGTGCCCAAGGCGCGCCGGGCCGTGGCCTATGTGGACGAGGATATCCCGGTGGGCGGCGGGCGCTCCTTGCTGGAGCCGCTGATTTTGGCGCGCATGCTCCAGGTGGCGGCGGTGGCTCCCACCGATGTGGTGCTGGATGTGGGCTGCGCCACCGGCTACTCCTCGGCGGTGCTGTCCCATATGGCAAGCACGGTGGTCGCCCTGGAATCCGACCCCGACTTAGCCACCAAGGCCGAAGCGACCCTGAGCGAGTTGGGCCGTGACAACGCGGTGGTCATCACCGGCCCTCTGGCCGAGGGCTGCCCGCGTCAGGCCCCGTTCAACCTGATTTTCATCAACGGCGCGGTGCCGGCTGTCCCGGTAGCCCTGCGGGACCAACTGGCCGACAAGGGCCGGCTGGTGGCCGTCATCCGCCAGGGCGCGGTGGGACGCCTGACTGTGGTCGAGCGGCATGGCGCCGCGTTCAGCCAGCGCGTTCTCTTCGACGCCGACGCCCCCTTGCTCAAGGGATTTGCCCCGGCGCCCGCGTTCATTTTCTGA